One window from the genome of Candoia aspera isolate rCanAsp1 chromosome 15, rCanAsp1.hap2, whole genome shotgun sequence encodes:
- the TCTN1 gene encoding tectonic-1, translating into MGRRGRPPSPLLLGRFAFFLLLLPGVCPSTAVPTSEAPSKPATTGSEATAAGPTTERRPLSTPGSVDFSEATSTAGTVEASSPHLTAPRTPPHVGPWPAPVTDVATLCVCDLLEDQCDVNCCCDPACTAADFSVFTACSVPVVTGDSHFCRQQEALYSIDQSVQPPERIFQLVDKVSPTVFCLQTTNYKAGLSFQAPEIPTLQSFDRLLQEFDRGAFATGNDPMLEAESETQREANTDDSSGYRFKDLIQTSDGFLRLPAPLFSQCAHGNPAGFLMNQAEKCNTVVEMDECTSFPELSMQFYTNFSILVVPNSRQTVNVTIQSITIQTPGGLRTRLANTDVVLLPELKNQSCSNIVLEADYLITFTETGEIVGATVSLVLGTANTATVFAQQTFAIHFMQATSKQGTQPVPLSGSPGYVAGLPIKAGFRSSASGVIQNLNEGSQLTMMKSTIAQDCFRVEGSRTPVLFGYNMMSGCQVRITDSTDCALLAPEILRVLKGQNFPDCVASFGDSLPWNGLDWVQISYNSTKLTTCEIPVSFEMEVKWTKYGSLVNPQAKIESLTAITTTAALPKVDSGNESILQIFSSVLFVDISAPAQPGYKAWPTIEANLPFDFFFPFI; encoded by the exons ATGGGGCGCCGAGGCCGGCCGCCGTCGCCGCTCCTCCTGGGGCGGTTCgctttctttctcttgctgctGCCAGGGGTTTGCCCATCCACGGCCGTGCCGACCAGCGAAGCCCCTTCGAAGCCGGCGACCACTGGAAGCGAAGCCACCGCTGCGGGGCCGACAACAGAGCGCCGTCCTCTTTCGACCCCCGGCTCCGTAGACTTCAGCGAGGCGACCTCGACGGCGGGCACCGTCGAGGCATCCAGCCCGCATCTCACGGCTCCCCGAACGCCTCCTCATGTCGGCCCGTGGCCGGCGCCCGTGACCGACG TGGCTACGCTGTGCGTCTGTGACCTCCTGGAGGATCAGTGTGATGTAAACTGTTGTTGCGATCCTGCTTGCACAGCTGCGGATTTCAGCGTCTTTACTGCATGTTCGGTCCCCGTTGTCAC AGGTGACAGTCATTTCTGCAGGCAACAAGAAGCCCTCTATTCCATAGACCAATCAGTGCAGCCCCCAGAAAGGATATTTCAGCTAGTCGATAAAGTCAGTCCCACTGTGTTCTGCCTTCAGACCACGAACT ATAAAGCTGGCCTGTCCTTCCAAGCTCCAGAAATACCCACTCTGCAAAGTTTTGATAGGTTGCTTCAGGAATTTGACAGGGGTGCCTTTGCTACTGGAAATGACCCCATGCTGGAAGCTGAATCAGAGACCCAGCGTGAGGCTAACACAGACGACAGCAGCGGATACAGA TTTAAGGATCTCATCCAGACATCCGATGGCTTTCTGAGGCTGCCTGCTCCGCTTTTTTCCCAATGTGCTCACGGTAACCCTGCAG GCTTCTTAATGAACCAGGCTGAGAAGTGCAACACAGTGGTCGAGATGGATGAATGCACCAGCTTTCCTGAACTCAGCATGCAGTTCTACACCAATTTTAGCATTTTGGTG GTACCAAATTCAAGGCAAACA GTTAATGTCACTATCCAGTCCATCACAATCCAGACACCGGGGGGGCTGCGCACTCGCCTGGCCAATACGGATGTTGTGTTGCTCCCTGAATTAAAGAATCAGTCATGCAGCAACATTGTTCTTGAG GCAGATTACCTCATCACCTTTACAGAGACGGGTGAAATCGTAGGGGCAACCGTCTCGCTGGTTTTGGGGACAGCCAATACAGCTACCGTTTTTGCGCAGCAGACCTTTGCCATCCATTTCATGCAGGCAACTTCCAAA caaggtACTCAGCCTGTTCCTCTCAGCGGAAGCCCAGGTTATGTTGCTGGATTGCCCATAAAGGCTGGATTTAGGTCAAGTGC CTCTGGAGTCATCCAGAATTTGAACGAAGGAAGCCAGCTGACCATGATGAAAAGCACCATAGCCCAGGACTGTTTCCGTGTGGAAGGGAGCCGAACCCCAGTATTGTTTGGGTACAACATGATGTCGGGCTGCCAAGTGCG AATTACCGACAGCACTGACTGTGCGCTTCTGGCTCCAGAGATCCTGAGGGTGCTGAAGGGCCAAAACTTTCCAGACTGTGTGGCCTCTTTTGGAGATTCCCTGCCTTGGAACGGACTGGACTGGGTCCAAATCTCTTACAATTCCACCAAACTG ACCACCTGCGAAATTCCGGTGTCCTTTGAAATGGAAGTTAAGTGGACTAAATACGGATCCTTGGTGAACCCCCAGGCTAAAATTGAGAGTCTAACCGCGATAACAACAACTGCTGCCTTACCCAAG GTTGATTCAGGAAATGAAAGCATCCTCCAGATATTCAGCTCTGTTTTGTTTGTCGACATCTCTGCCCCCGCACAGCCAGGCTACAAAGCTTGGCCAACCATTGAGGCCAACCTGCCctttgatttcttctttcctttcatttAA
- the HVCN1 gene encoding voltage-gated hydrogen channel 1: MSTYLKHFTVVGDDPQQWNNDYKKWEEEEEGQGKAPEAAIKVESAPRLPTFRDVMRKLFQSHKFQILVVCLVILDAVLVLGELLLDLKIIHPDKDEIAPKVFHYLSLSILTLFLVEVSFKLFAYRLEFFHHKFEVLDAIVVVVSFVLDIVVLFREHEFEALGLLILLRLWRVARIINGIILSVKTRSEQQISKLKQANLQLSVKVQQLESSCAEKETEIERLNNLLRQHGLLSPSK; this comes from the exons ATGTCGACGTATCTGAAGCATTTCACAGTGGTGGGAGACGACCCTCAGCAGTGGAACAATGACTACaagaaatgggaggaggaagaggaaggacaagGGAAGGCGCCGGAGGCAGCGATTAAAGTCGAGTCAGCACCCAGGCTTCCAACCTTCAGGGATGTTATGAGAAAGCTGTTCCAGTCTCACAAGTTTCAG atcttggttgtttgcctgGTTATCTTGGATGCTGTGCTGGTCCTTGGGGAATTGCTTTTGGATTTGAAAATCATCCATCCTGACAAAGATGAGATTGCACCAAAG GTCTTCCACTACCTGAGTCTCTCCATCCTAACCCTCTTCCTGGTGGAGGTCAGCTTCAAGCTCTTTGCCTACCGCCTGGAGTTCTTCCACCACAAGTTTGAAGTCTTGGATGCCATCGTGGTCGTCGTCTCCTTTGTCCTCGACATCGTCGTCCTCTTCCGGGAGCACGAGTTCGAGGCTCTCGGGCTGCTGATCCTGCTCAGGCTGTGGCGGGTGGCCAGGATTATCAACG GAATCATCCTGTCAGTGAAGACCCGCTCCGAGCAGCAGATCTCCAAGCTGAAGCAAGCCAATTTGCAGCTTAGTGTCAAAGTCCAGCAGCTGGAAAGCAGCTGTGCAGAGAAG GAGACGGAAATCGAAAGGCTGAACAATCTTTTGAGGCAACATGGACTACTCAGCCCGTCCAAATAA